The Sulfurihydrogenibium sp. genomic interval TTCTTTTTTGAGTTTTTCTATATTTTCTTTTTCATCTCTTCTTATGTTTCTAATTGCTATTCTTGCTTCTTCTGCAAACTTATGGATCATTTTTACAATTTCTCTCCTTCTTTCTTCTGTCATCGGCGGAAGGTGTAATCTTATGACACTACCTTCTGTCTGTGGATTTGCTCCAAGATTTGCTTCCATTAACGCTTTTTCTATTAGTTTTACAGCTGATTTATCCCATGGCTGGATTACGATTTGGGATGGTTCTGGAGTTGAGATTGTTGCAAGCTGTTTTAAAGGAAGTTCTGCTCCGTAGTAATCTATTTTTATATTTTCAACCAACCCTGTAGAAGCTCTACCTGTTCTAATTCCTAAAAGTTCTTCTTTGTATTTATTAACTGCCCCCTTCATTCTTTTTTCTGCTTCTTTAAGATATTCTTCTATCATTTCAACCCTCCTTATCTAACTATTGAGCCTACATCTTCTCCAAAAACGATTTTTCTAAGATTACCTTTTTTCTTTATGTTAAATACTCCGATAGGAAGCTTGTTTTCCATACATAAGGTTATAGCTGTATGGTCCATAACTTTAAGGTCTTTGTTTATTGCATCTAAATAAGATATTTCCTTTAAGAGTTTAGCATCAGGATGTTTCTCAGGGTCTTTGTCGTAAATACCTTCAACCTTTGTAGCTTTTAAAAGAATGTCTGC includes:
- the frr gene encoding ribosome recycling factor, with the translated sequence MIEEYLKEAEKRMKGAVNKYKEELLGIRTGRASTGLVENIKIDYYGAELPLKQLATISTPEPSQIVIQPWDKSAVKLIEKALMEANLGANPQTEGSVIRLHLPPMTEERRREIVKMIHKFAEEARIAIRNIRRDEKENIEKLKKEGFSEDDIKKALEKLQKLTDKYIEEINQLTEAKEKEVLSI